A region of Subdoligranulum variabile DNA encodes the following proteins:
- a CDS encoding putative ABC transporter permease has product MLERMCLFVLGGGGYLSIELAWRGSTHWTMFLAGGLCLCFLQSLASRRIALPVAAGAGAAGASLLEVVIGLVCRNWLHIAVWDYSAEWGNLAGLICPRYCFYWFLLCGWVVAVLRVAGKVTGSPFYCIQRAAAES; this is encoded by the coding sequence ATGTTGGAACGGATGTGTCTGTTTGTGTTGGGCGGTGGGGGATATCTGAGCATAGAACTGGCCTGGCGTGGGAGTACCCACTGGACCATGTTCCTGGCGGGAGGACTCTGCCTGTGCTTTCTGCAAAGTCTCGCCTCCCGGCGGATTGCACTGCCGGTGGCTGCCGGTGCAGGCGCAGCAGGAGCCAGCCTTCTGGAAGTGGTCATCGGCCTGGTATGTCGCAATTGGCTGCACATTGCGGTCTGGGACTACAGCGCTGAGTGGGGCAATCTGGCTGGACTGATCTGCCCGAGGTACTGTTTCTACTGGTTCTTGTTGTGCGGCTGGGTGGTGGCTGTGCTGCGCGTGGCCGGCAAAGTGACTGGAAGTCCTTTTTATTGTATACAAAGAGCTGCTGCAGAATCCTGA
- a CDS encoding glycosyltransferase family 2 protein has translation MKLITFTVPCYNSAAYMDRCIETLLPAGEEAEIILVDDGSTDDTGKVADGYAEKYPNIVRVIHQENGGHGEGVNQGIRNATGLFFKVVDSDDWLDTEALAKVMEVLRRYADAETPLDLLMANYVYEHVADNTRNVVDYTGILPENRVFHWDEIGKFPPDKNILMHSVIYRTEVLRASGMVLPKHTFYVDNLFVYQPLPQVKTIYYLNLDLYRYFIGRDDQSVNEKNMIKRVDQQLRVTRLMMEAVDVFALPPEQEKLRAYMLNYFSMMMAISSIFLALDGSEEALAKRQKLWDDLKAHDERLYRRCRHSVAQACNLPGWLGCKLSIAGYRIAQKLFKFN, from the coding sequence ATGAAACTGATTACTTTTACTGTGCCGTGCTATAACTCGGCCGCGTATATGGACCGCTGTATCGAGACACTGCTTCCGGCGGGGGAGGAAGCCGAGATCATCCTCGTGGATGACGGCTCCACCGATGACACCGGCAAGGTGGCCGATGGCTATGCCGAAAAATATCCCAATATTGTACGGGTCATCCATCAGGAAAACGGCGGCCACGGGGAGGGCGTCAACCAGGGCATCCGGAACGCCACGGGATTGTTTTTCAAGGTGGTGGATTCCGATGACTGGCTGGACACCGAGGCACTGGCCAAGGTGATGGAGGTGCTGCGCCGGTATGCGGACGCGGAGACGCCGCTGGATCTTCTTATGGCCAACTATGTCTATGAGCATGTGGCCGACAACACCCGCAACGTGGTGGATTATACCGGGATCCTGCCGGAAAACCGTGTCTTTCACTGGGATGAGATCGGTAAGTTCCCGCCGGACAAGAATATCCTGATGCACAGTGTCATCTATCGCACCGAAGTGCTGCGCGCCAGCGGCATGGTGCTGCCCAAACATACCTTCTACGTGGACAATCTGTTTGTCTACCAGCCGCTGCCTCAGGTCAAGACGATCTACTATCTCAATCTGGACCTGTACCGCTACTTCATCGGCCGCGACGATCAGAGCGTCAATGAGAAGAACATGATCAAGCGCGTGGACCAGCAGCTGCGGGTGACCCGGCTGATGATGGAGGCGGTGGACGTCTTTGCCCTGCCGCCGGAGCAGGAGAAGCTGCGCGCCTATATGCTCAACTACTTCTCCATGATGATGGCTATCTCCAGCATCTTTCTGGCCCTGGATGGCAGCGAAGAAGCGCTGGCCAAGCGGCAGAAGCTGTGGGATGACCTGAAAGCCCACGACGAGCGCCTCTACCGCCGCTGCCGTCATTCGGTGGCGCAGGCCTGCAATCTGCCGGGGTGGCTGGGCTGTAAACTGAGCATTGCAGGCTACCGCATTGCGCAGAAGCTCTTCAAGTTCAACTGA
- a CDS encoding HAD family hydrolase, with product MQQYKTILFDLDGTLTDSAPGILNSVRYACGKMGLDVPGEATLRRFLGPPLPSSFRDYLHLNEADVDRAVAAFREYYPDKGIFENEVYPGIPELLRDLKRAGKTVVMATSKPEVFAKRIMEHFALVDCFDAICGATIDETRTDKGDVIAYALETAHIADRQRTVMVGDREHDVKGALRNGLPCIGAVYGYGSAEELTEAGAVALAGTVEELRTLLLG from the coding sequence ATGCAGCAATACAAGACTATTTTGTTTGATCTGGACGGTACGTTGACCGACTCGGCGCCCGGCATCCTCAACTCGGTGCGGTATGCCTGCGGGAAAATGGGGCTGGATGTGCCGGGGGAAGCCACACTGCGTCGTTTTCTCGGCCCGCCGCTGCCATCCTCCTTCCGGGACTATCTGCACTTGAACGAGGCAGATGTGGACCGGGCGGTGGCAGCGTTCCGGGAATATTATCCGGATAAGGGCATCTTTGAAAATGAAGTCTATCCGGGAATCCCGGAACTGCTCCGGGATCTGAAACGCGCCGGAAAAACGGTGGTGATGGCCACCAGCAAGCCGGAAGTGTTCGCCAAGCGTATCATGGAACATTTTGCTCTGGTGGACTGCTTTGATGCCATCTGCGGGGCGACTATCGATGAGACCCGCACGGACAAAGGGGATGTCATTGCCTACGCACTGGAAACGGCACACATTGCGGACCGGCAGCGGACCGTTATGGTGGGGGATCGGGAACACGATGTGAAAGGGGCGCTTCGCAACGGGCTGCCCTGCATCGGGGCGGTTTACGGGTATGGCAGCGCCGAAGAACTCACCGAAGCCGGTGCTGTGGCCCTGGCCGGCACAGTAGAGGAGCTGCGCACCCTGCTGTTGGGATGA